One Nicotiana sylvestris chromosome 12, ASM39365v2, whole genome shotgun sequence genomic window carries:
- the LOC104237172 gene encoding bax inhibitor 1-like has translation MESCTSFFNSQSASSRNRWSYDSLKNFRQISPFVQTHLKKVYLSLCCALVASAAGAYLHILWNIGGLLTTLGCVGSIVWLMATPLYEEQKRIALLMAAALFKGASIGPLIELAIDFDPSIVIGAFVGCAVAFGCFSAAAMVARRREYLYLGGLLSSGLSILFWLHFASSIFGGSMALFKFEVYFGLLVFVGYIIFDTQDIIEKAHLGDLDYVKHALTLFTDFVAVFVRILIIMLKNASDKEEKKKKRRN, from the exons ATGGAGTCTTGCACATCGTTCTTCAATTCACAGTCGGCGTCGTCTCGCAATCGCTGGAGTTACGATTCTCTTAAGAACTTCCGCCAGATCTCTCCCTTTGTTCAAACTCATCTCAAAAAG GTCTACCTTTCATTATGTTGTGCTTTAGTTGCTTCGGCTGCTGGAGCTTACCTTCACATTCTTTGGAACATTGGTGGCTTACTTACGACATTGGGATGTGTGGGAAGCATAGTGTGGCTGATGGCGACACCTCTGTATGAAGAG CAAAAGAGGATAGCACTTCTGATGGCAGCTGCACTGTTTAAAGGAGCATCTATTGGTCCACTGATTGAATTGGCTATTGACTTTGACCCAAG CATTGTGATCGGTGCTTTTGTTGGTTGTGCTGTGGCTTTTGGTTGCTTCTCAGCTGCTGCCATGGTGGCAAGGCGCAGAGAGTACTTGTATCTTGGAGGTCTTCTTTCATCTGGTCTCTCTATCCTTTTCTGGTTGCACTTCGCGTCCTCCATTTTTGGTGGTTCTATGGCCTTGTTCAAGTTCGAG GTTTATTTTGGGCTCTTGGTGTTTGTGGGCTATATCATTTTTGACACCCAAGATATAATTGAGAAGGCACACCTTGGGGATTTGGACTACGTGAAGCATGCTCTGACCCTCTTTACAGATTTTGTTGCTGTTTTTGTGCGAATATTAATCATAATG CTGAAGAATGCATCCGACAaggaagagaagaagaagaagaggagaaacTAA